Below is a genomic region from Phragmitibacter flavus.
AAACCTTCCAATGCAACTCCCGCAAATCACGTCTAACATCGCCCCATGCATCCTTCCGTCGCCCTTCGAACGCTCATCCTGGCGTGGCTATTTGCACACGCCTCCAGCCACGCCCAAACTCCCATTCCCGTCCCCACGGAAACCAACATCTCCTACGGTCCCCATTCCGCCCAGGTTCTCGACTTCTACCGTGCCAAAACTCAAGACGACCAACCCGCGCCCCTCATGTTTTTCGTCCACGGCGGCGGCTGGATGAACGGCGACAAAGCCAATCCCGATTTCCTCAACCAATGCCTCGAATCCGGCATTTCCATCGTCTCCATCAACTACCGGCTCATCCCTGACGCCATAGCTCAAAAGGTCCATCCTCCCGTCAAAGCCTGCCTCGACGACACCGCCCGCGCGCTCCAGTTCGTCCGAAGCAAAGCCGCCGAATGGCACATCGACAAAACCCGCATCGGCGGCTGCGGGGGTTCCGCAGGAGGCTTCAACGTCCTCTGGCTCGCCTTCCATCCCGACCAGGCCCAGCCCCAAAGTCCCGACCCTATCGCGCGCGAATCCACCCGACTCAGCTGCGTCATCGCCTTCGTCCCTCAAACCTCGCTCGATCCCGTCCAGATGCGACAATGGATTCCCAACAACGACTACGGCCATCACGCCTTCTCACTTCCCAGCATGCAGTCCTTCATCGACCAACGCGACCAGCTCCTCCCCCAAATCGAACCCCTCTCTCCCTATCACCTCGCCACCTCCGACGACCCGCCCGTCTACCTCTTCTACGACTCCATCCCCGCCCTCGGCCAACCCGCCAAAGACCCGCCCCACTCCGCCAACTTCGGACTCGGCCTCGTCGAAAAACTCAAGCAAGTCGGCATCGAATACCAGTTCAATCACACCGGAGCCAAAGACATCAAACACCCCAACATCTTCGACTTCTTCCTCGAACACCTCAATCCCGCCAAACCATAACACCCTTCCTATTTCCCAGGCACCGCAATCCCAATCATCGGCCCTAAGTCCATCTTCTTGTCGTTCCGCTTCAATTCCGGCGCATACAAGCTCGAAATCGTCCCGTCCAAAAACAACGCATCCGGACACTTCAGCACATCCCGAAAGAACGTCGCAAACTCGTAAAAATTCACCGGCTCCTCGCTGATCGCAAAAAACACCTCGTGCGGCGATTTTACGCCCACACCATTGCGGAACAAACGCGACTTCGACTCCAAATTAAACATCGGATGCAAAATCCCCGCCCTCAACAGAAGCGGACCCGATTGTGTCGCCAGTTTTACCCTCTCCTTCTCCCGCACCTTCAAATACTCCGCCGACTCCACCACACGCGCTCCTTTGTCGCTGATCAAAAAAACGCCGTTGGGTTTCAGGAAAAAATTCCCTTCCGCATCTTCAAGATTCAACGGCACCACTTGCCTTCCATCCGCCACATACAAACCCACCGCCGAAAAATCCCCATGATACATTCCCGCATTCATCGCAAAACTTAAAACCCGGCCTTTCGCCTCAAGCCATGCGCCTAGACCATCAAACGATTTCAAGGGCAGGCCCGCATCATCCCGATGGAACAACTCCAATTTCTCCTTTCGCAAGTCCACTTTGCACACCGTCACCTTCTTTCCAGCGGCCATCATCTCGAGATACTCAACCCCCATCAGCGAACCTCCCGCCAACCAAAGCAGTCCAAAAGAAACAAGTGCGAATTTTTCAAACATGGATGAAGTCTACCTAAACCCTGCAAACTCGACAACCTTCATGACCGCAAAGAATACCATTGCTCTGATGAATGCTGAAACTACAAGGAGCCCGCCAGAAGCCCTGTCATGGTCTCCGTCGTCCTTCAGCATTAACATCGCCCGTCGCTTTCAACAGACAGCCTCTCCCAAAACGGTCACCTTAGGGCTCACCCACGTCCGCTTATAGGATGGATAACAGTTGGGAAGCCCATGAGCAGGCGTCCCCGCCAGCGTCTGTTAGCGTATCCGACATCCATACAGGCCGCGAGCAGGGCGCACCCTTCACCGAGCGGGGCGGGTGCGATCTTAAAAAAGACAATGCATTAACTGGGTCAATCACCCTTCACTGCATTCAATTGATGGGTGTAGGCAACCTTCTCCCGTCCCAGCGGGACGATTTATAAGAGCCCGGCACAGGGTGCCGGGTTCCGAACCTTCACCATCACCGTCCTGCAAGGACGGCTCATGCCGCCAGCGGCTACCTCACCTCATCCCGCCGCGTCAATCATCCTACTTGATCCAATCCTGCTTACTCCGCTTTCTTCGAAGGCTCAGCGGTTTTCTTCGGCGTCTTCGTTTCTCCTTCCGCCTTGGTTTTCGGTGCTGGTTTCTTCTCCGTCTTCGCCGCAGGCTTGGCAGCTGGTTTGGCCTTTTTCTGCTTGGCACTCAAATTGATCGTTGCCGCAGTCTCTTCACCTGCCGCATTCTTTTCAACCGATCCACCTACCCATTGACCGACCACCACATCATCCGTCGTGGCAGGCTTGTCATTCTTCATGATTTGCGTTTCAGCAGTCACGGCGATCTTTCGTTCCGGCGCTTCCTCACTGGTCTTGATCGTCAGCGTGCGCTTGGTGATGGCAGCCACCTGACCGTAGTAAGGGAACTTTTTGGCTTTGGACTTTTCTGCCGCCTTGGGCGCCTCCTTTTTCGCGACCTCGGTTTTGGCCGCCGCCTTTTTCTCTTCCGTAGGTTTTTTCGTTTCTGCCGCTCCAATGTTGGAAATCAACAAAAGGGCAATCGCAAAAGTCGTAGCTTGAATTTTTTTCATAGGAGTTTGGGTAAGTGTTGACTAACACCCCCAACTAACATCACTCCAATAACGCGCAAGATAAAAATGGTATTCAAAAGAACAATTTTTACGATTAGATATACGAATGAATTTGCAGGTAAACGAGCTGGAGAAATAAATTCTAATCGTCTGCATTTTCTCCAATCAGGACACTAATAACTTATCCATAATCTGCTCTGCATGCAAAGTCGGCAGCGAGTAGTGCCCGTCTTGCTCATGCACCACCAGTTTCGCTCCTGGAATACGATCGATATACCGCTTCACCAAGGCCAGCGGAATGTTCTTGTCCAAAGCGCCATGACAGAAATACGGCACCTTCGACAATTGCGCCGGATCAAATCCCCAAGGATCAGAATACAAATCCCCATCCGCCCGCAACGCTGCGGCACCACTTCTCAATGACTCTTGAAAACTTCGGGTAATAACGTGGAAGTTATCGTCCACCGCCAAAGCCTTCTGGTCTTGCGGCCCAAGCGTCGCCAGCAACCGGCGCATCACCAGCCCACTCTGTTTTTGATGCGAAATCCGCCCGGCAATCCGCAAACCTTGATCCAGCAGAACCGGCGCCTTTTGGCGGATGAACATCGCCGTTCGATACGGCCACATCATGCCTTCCACCCCCACCTCACTCAGTGGTGGTGCCCCACAAATCACCGCCGCCCCCAATACTCTTTCCGGCAATGCATAGGCCGTGGCCAACACATACGGCCCTCCTCCCGACACACCCACCACATGGAACTTTTGATAACCCAGCCGATCCGCCAGCTCCGCCATCAAAGGGGGCCAGTCCAGCAACGCCCTCCCCGGTTGCGCATCCGACATCCCGATGCCGGGCCGGTCGGGCGCAATCACACAAAGCCCCCGCTTTTTCCCAATCCCATCCAGCAACGCCCCCTGCAATCGTGAGCTCGGCCAGCCATGGAAATAAAACAACGGCACCCCCTCAGGATCACCGTATTGCGCATAGGCAAGCTTGCGCCCGCTTTCCATCTCAAGAATGTGCAAGTCTGCCATAGATCGATAAATTTGCTCCACCAACAGACAACCTGAACCGCACATGGTTCAATTCAATCCTTGCGTTGACGAGCCAATTTCCCGCACCGGTTTTCAAACAACCACGACAGCCGTTTTTCCGGAACCTGACCGCGCCTCAACCCAAACTGGCGGATCGCCCGGTCCTTCAGATGTGCCATCGCGTCCTCGACGGAATCCGTCAAATGAATCAATGCCAGATCCTCCGTGGCGATCATTCCCGCCGCCGGCATGCGTTCGACAAAATCCATCAATGGCCTCCAGTAATCCACCCCCATCAACACAATCGGAAAATGCCGGATCTTCCCGGTCTGAATCAACGTCAACGCCTCGAAAGTTTCGTCCATCGTGCCCACCC
It encodes:
- a CDS encoding alpha/beta hydrolase, with translation MHPSVALRTLILAWLFAHASSHAQTPIPVPTETNISYGPHSAQVLDFYRAKTQDDQPAPLMFFVHGGGWMNGDKANPDFLNQCLESGISIVSINYRLIPDAIAQKVHPPVKACLDDTARALQFVRSKAAEWHIDKTRIGGCGGSAGGFNVLWLAFHPDQAQPQSPDPIARESTRLSCVIAFVPQTSLDPVQMRQWIPNNDYGHHAFSLPSMQSFIDQRDQLLPQIEPLSPYHLATSDDPPVYLFYDSIPALGQPAKDPPHSANFGLGLVEKLKQVGIEYQFNHTGAKDIKHPNIFDFFLEHLNPAKP
- a CDS encoding alpha/beta fold hydrolase, whose protein sequence is MADLHILEMESGRKLAYAQYGDPEGVPLFYFHGWPSSRLQGALLDGIGKKRGLCVIAPDRPGIGMSDAQPGRALLDWPPLMAELADRLGYQKFHVVGVSGGGPYVLATAYALPERVLGAAVICGAPPLSEVGVEGMMWPYRTAMFIRQKAPVLLDQGLRIAGRISHQKQSGLVMRRLLATLGPQDQKALAVDDNFHVITRSFQESLRSGAAALRADGDLYSDPWGFDPAQLSKVPYFCHGALDKNIPLALVKRYIDRIPGAKLVVHEQDGHYSLPTLHAEQIMDKLLVS
- a CDS encoding phosphodiester glycosidase family protein; translation: MFEKFALVSFGLLWLAGGSLMGVEYLEMMAAGKKVTVCKVDLRKEKLELFHRDDAGLPLKSFDGLGAWLEAKGRVLSFAMNAGMYHGDFSAVGLYVADGRQVVPLNLEDAEGNFFLKPNGVFLISDKGARVVESAEYLKVREKERVKLATQSGPLLLRAGILHPMFNLESKSRLFRNGVGVKSPHEVFFAISEEPVNFYEFATFFRDVLKCPDALFLDGTISSLYAPELKRNDKKMDLGPMIGIAVPGK